AACACATTAGGAATCATATAATATCCCAATGTAGGCATTTAATATGCACATTTATTTTACAGTAATAGTGGTCCGTATGAATTGAAGAGATTACGAACCCTCTCGTTTCTGTCCATGCAGAAAAGTCGAGTGTGGTGTCTCTTCTGCACCACCACGAAGGTGATACCGGGCTGGTAGTCTTTCTCCAGTTTGATGCAGGCCTCACGGATAGCCAGTAACTCATGTTGGAGCACCTGGATAAACCCCAAAACGACAGCATGTCCATTTATACCAGTTCAAAACAAGGAGTCAGAACAGTAACCAATAGAAATACAGCAGGGCAAACCAAAAAGGAAACTCCCAAACAACGAAAATATCTTGATTTGATCTCAGTAAAGACAAAGACCGGGCAGTCAGAATTAAATTGGAACAGTAACCAATAAACAGAAACCAATACAAAAACAAAgactaaaaatatatatttttctactcATGCCCCACAGTTTGTACAGTACAATTACAGATCATGCAATTGAATTGAAATCCTATTTCCTCAAGTCTACCTCAAGTCTAACCTGGTTGAACTGGCCCTCAGATATGCCGTCGCGGTAGTAGATGATCCGGGTGGGCTTGAAGCGGGTGGACTTGTAGAACTGGATGAGCAGCTCTCTGACCATTGTGGCCAGGTCCTGGATGATGTCCTGGCGATGCTGCTGTACCCGCACTGTGGCACAGTAGCGGCTGGGGTGGGCATCCATGCTCCCCACCACCTAGAAAATAGGCACAGTGATGTGATCAGGACAATATTACACATCAGGGATTTTGGCTAGGGGCATAGGTCAATCTCAATTATATGTGAATGGAGGATGGCTAGATAAGCAGGAATTGCTGATTAATCATGAAGAATCACATCTCTGAGGAAGCACAGGGCACACTTAGATTTTTTGCAAGTCAGGTGGAAGCCCATCAGTGAGCTAGGTGGAGTGGTAGACTATAGTTCTCCTTAGTCCTCTCCATTTTAGATGTTGGACATAGTCAAATAAACCACagtagactattgagatgcactcTGCCTCCCTAGCAGAACATGGTTGTGTGTATAGTAAAATAAACTACTGTGCACCCCTACATTCACAGGTAGTTGACACAAGGCCCTATGAAGAGTCTGGTCCGTCTGACTTACTGCCGCGATGGAAGGCTTCTTCCCGTCTCCAGCAGGAGGGTGAGTGACGTCAGCACCCAGGAAGATAACTGGCTGCTGGAACACCAGGGGCCTGGAAAGAATAGACACCCACAAGGTTAACCAGAGCCATCCTTATAGACGAAGTGTGAACAGAAGAATAGACGGAAACATGATAGTTTAAACAAATTAATCTCATTTACGGCATGTCATGGCTCTACAGTGCAACCATTTCACTTGCATAGGCGCCAAAATCTTTTGCAGTGCAACCTGTAATTTATATTTAGGAGCACCAGTGCGCCTAGAACACTTAAGGATTCTAACATTATTACCGCAAATATTTTTTCACTGTGCTTCTAAATTCCTTTCTTTTTCAATTTAGGCACACGTGttccttgtaaaaaaaaaaaagaagctttgAGCCCTGCATCTGGATGTATAGGTGAATGAGCATGTTGAAACAAGCCACCAGTCTCAGATGTCATGGACAAATGTATACCAGTTTATACATTTTGAACAAATGTACAACACTCCATTTGATTGATAACAACAACCAGCCCATGTTAATGAGAGAGGTTCTACACGGACCTGCCCTGTGggaggaggatgttgttgacCCCGCCCAGCTTGACGTTGATCTTCAGGCAGAGATTAGAGAGGGTCTGGGGAGTGGTCTTCTGAACGTTCTTCACCTGGACACACTGGGTGGCCATGCCCAGCACCGTGTCACCAACACGCTTCACCTCAGCTACAccacacagggagggagacaggtcaTGTCAGCGCAACAGGAGAGATATACAgctagcggtgtgtgtgtgtgttagaaagtCTACATATGAGATTTGATACAGTTGGAAAGATAATCCAGGAAACATACCAAAAACCCTTTTAGAGCACAGTGTTCTAGCTGAACCAAGAGGATTTACAGGTTAATCTATAAACACAGGAGACAGCCATTCACTTAGGAACTTTCCTCACCATAGACGGGCGTCTTCCCAGGCAGGATGACCACCACCAGTTGCAAGCCTTGATAGGTGTACTTGAGATGTTTGAACATGGGCTCCACGCTGTCCGCCCCCTGGGCGTACTTACAGAAACAGGGTTGGCCCTGGATGGGCATGCCCGCGTCACGAGAAATCTTACGCAGCTGGTCTGTAAACGCCCTGAGAGAAACAGGTTTATCAGGGGTTAGATGGGGAAATAATAGTCCTAAAATATGGAAATCATAAAGGGCAAACATGCAAGGAATATGTAGAAGTAATGAATGTTCTTAATACCATTGAGGAATTGGTAGAAGAAATTAATGTTTTTTAATACTATCAAGATTTCTGCAACAATAACTTGATAATAGATCCCCATCCTTGCAGATGCAGTTCTTACTTGAGCAGAAGTTCAGTACACTGTCTCTGTGGGGCGAAGCAGGCGATGGCCCACACCTTGATCTCTATGCCAGTGTGGAACTGCTTGTTCCTCATGTCCCACACTCCCTGGATGGGAGTTGCTATTGCTTTATTCTGCTTGAGTAAAAGGGAGAAGAGGTAAGGGTCAGAAACAAATAGTTGTCTGTAACCACTCTTCCAGCCAACCATTTCATGCGGATGAATTACCTGACGCATGAAAAAAAGTCACGACTAAACTAATGGAAACATAAAATACCGGTACAATTTTATAACTGCCGTCAAGATAATTTGTtagttcgacatggtgggatctttttgtgtctaagaaatggaggtggaaacacctttatgcgcaaatattgatataataaccatcctaACGAAGCGAACTTGGAGTCACACAATGATATGTtctgtggtcctcccactacaactaaggaaagcatgcagtttattaatTATTAGGCTACAAATTAAacaagttatgatgaacttcacagggtgataaaagtgcaaggtgatgagcttgatgctcctttccaataaatattgagggtcttattctggtgacatgatgatcgatgcttggctgttgtttgacaaatacaaatgtaggtagcctacccacactgtatctgccagctgttggctaCAGCGCATGTGCCAACAGTTTGTAACAAAACCATCAGGAGAGTTGAAATTGCGATGGAAACCAATTTAACTTGCAATTATCAattggtacatgggaatttaatagcaaaagttatttttatgtgcCATTCTTCATCATCCATAGCCTTTTATCTGCAAAAAGTCAGTTTGGTtgaaacatctctggtgggaaaatgcaatgttaaaaatatttgcatgaaaatctgttgcaaattggatggaaacctagcttgtGGTAAAAGAAATTTAAAAAGTCTACACAGGTTaagcaataaaaataaaaaatgaagacGATTCCACCCAACTGGGATATGTCTCGCATTCAAAACACAAATGATAACATTAACACTCCAAAAAGCTCAGTACCAAGTTTATTTTTGCATAATATACCTACAGAACTGTGGTTCATCAGTGCACTGTTCTTACGCATCAGAGGCAACAACAAGTGGTTTAGAATGATCTAAATCAGTCAAACAATCCAGCTTAAATGGCAGAAACCTACCCGCCCTCCGTAGAGGATAGATGGGGCCTGGAGGACTCGGCCATTCACCTCGGTCATCTCATCCCTCACCATCACCCCAAACTCACGCACGTAAGGATCATTGTTAAAGTTGGCACTTCTCATCTGAAAAAGGTAAAAGTTCAGCAGTAATAATTCAGAGGAGCTATTATACACTAGGACTTCAGAAAGACTGAAAGAAAACATTTGCATATGGTCAGGCCACCAATGGTTCAATAACAGCAGTTCAGTCATTGTACATTCAGTTAAAACCAAATACATACTTTAAGTGCATAAAACGCAGCTTTCAAGACACTCAGTGCTTGAGTTCATTCCAGTAACTGTAACTTTACCAGTTTGCTGATCTCTTCCTGGCGGTCGGGTGCCGATCGGGCTGTGGCACGGATCATAGTGGACGTCTGATTGTCTGTCAGCTTCTTGATGCACCGCTGGCCAGCTACTATGTTGCATACCTGGACACAAACAACTTTATTAATACCCCCAGGGACACATTAAGAAGGCATCATCGACCAGGAGATTAATCTCCCATACCCTAGAGATACAAGGCATTTTCACTGTTTCAATGGCAAACTGGAGTTTCTATAATACCACCAGGGACCTCATTCTTTGTAACAATTTGAACCCAGCAGTAAACCATCTGAGGTTGTGAGGGGAGACTGCAGACTGACCTCAAGGGGGAGGTAGGTGTGTTTCTGCTCCTGTCCAACCTGTAGACATGGGAGGTGGGGGTAGCGTAGTATGAGTTTGTACTTGTCTTTGAAGTACTGTGCTACTGTGCATTCTATGGTCTGGCCATTCTCCTGCTGCAGAGGAAACCTGAGGTCAAACAGATGAgaaataaagaaaataatgtttGATTGGATTTTCAAAGGGATTCAAGATCCCAAGTGGGGATTTCTGTTTGTCTTGGTTGGTATCTGCTCTTAAATCTGTGCATGAAAGATGTGTTAAgcagttttttttgttttacatccCTATGCAAACCATTCCTGGTTATATCATAAGATAATAAAGGAATTGAGGCAGTAGTTGTGAATCTTTTATGGTGTTCTTTCTTACGTCTGGTGGCTGGCTGGTCGTCTGGTAACATTACATACTCTGTACTTCCTTTTCATCTGACCACAGTGAGTGATCTCAACCTTCAGACCTGAGAATCACAACGGCAAAACAATGGTCGGATTCACACACTGAACAATAACATTTTCCTATTTTATCACATTCTACTTTGAAATAGCAGAGTTCAAATCAGATTTTACTTCAATACACAAATAGATAttaatatttattattataataatacagAATTGTTGGGTATGAGTATTAAAGCATTTCCACTCAGACAGACAAAAAAAACAACCCAACGCAACTATTGATTACCTGGTAATGAATGATTACCTTTGATTTCCTTGGTAAACTTTACTCTCTGGGAGTCGGTTAAGGGCTTCTGTTGTTCTTCAATGCTTTTGAAATCCAAAACCTCACACATGAACTCAATTACAGGCTGAGCCTTGTAGAACGCGGTGGCAGACACTGGAACAACACACCAAACACAGCGATGAGATTCACAGACCTATCCTCCGGCTTCCAAATACATACTGTAACTTACGATTATGTAGGTTGCACTTGATTGAGGATAGTTGGTTGGGTTTACCTTTTTAGGACCAATGGCATCACCTCAAAAGTACAAGCCCCACCCAATCAGCACTTTAGGAAGAATTAAATCTATTTACTGCCTGAAACATACCATGTAATGAGATTCTATCCTCCTTCCAGTCACACACCCAACACAGAGACATACTCCctactatttagggaatagggtgcaatttgggatgcagacatttCCTGTGTGAAACCTACCGTCAATGTTTAGCATCATCTTCCACAGGGAAGGCCTGACTGATTGGTGGAACCCAAACCAGACCTCCCTGCCCCCGCCAAGGGGGTTCGAGCACCCCTCTGAAGGGGTGAAGAAAGAACGTCCGACGGGGGTGTACCTGGTGGAAGAGGGTGTGAAGACAATGTGATTCACCTCAGTCTCAACAGAATCTGGCTTCACAAGGAGCCTGACAGAGGAATTTGAATAAACAGGGCCAAATACACTAGATGTAAATGGTGTGTGCATAGGTATAGAGAAAACAGTGGTTTATGAACAAATTTGAGGGAAAGATTGAAGAAATGACTTGAGGGTCATTAAGTATGTGAACCAATGTATTACAGCAGACATGGTAATGCTAAGCCTATTTGCACATTTTGTCTGAGAACATTGTATGAAACTATAAATACCACCATTAAATACCAATATTACTTAGCGAAAATATACTGGTTGTTTTCAAGGGGAAAAGACTGACCTCATAGAGGGCAAATGTCTCATGACCACATCCAGGGCCTGGATGGTCTCGAAGGGGATGTTTGGCAGTCGTCCCGACAGGGCTTCTTGAAGAGCTTGCAAACTGACGCAGGACACCCACTTTATGGCCACTTTGAAGCTCCTGTCCTTCCCCTCGCCTGGGATGGTCACTTCCAGCTCCACCTGTCAGTGTGCGTGTACAGGTGTTTTAGTGTGTTTAAAATTGGCATGACTACCCAGTCAAAGTTCATATCACCAGGCAAGTCAAGACCTTACATGGAATATGTAGCCTATACACAAGGTAAAACCACTCTCCATCCAATATCATGATGTCATTAATATAGTATCACATTGCATGTAATCACATCGATAGTCCCATAATATCACAATTACATCACTGACACCTCAGGTAAGATGGGGAGACATACTTTTTCCCTCCCTATGGGTAAGGGCATGGCTGTGTAGAGATTCTTCCTCCCGTCATACACTGGCTTTCGATCCCCAAAGATCTGCGTTTTAAAGTGCTGTACCATGTGCTCCACAATTTCACTGAGAAGAACAAAAATGGAGCATATGAGACGTTATCAACACAGTACACAGTCCTTATCACAGCCAAGACACCTATTTTATAGCATAACAACTATGTCATATAACAGAAGTGATGTGCATCTGGAACAGTTATTCTCAAAGAGTGATCATTTGGAGAGTTGGACATTCCAGggttacaaaaaaaatatttttgtcttTCCGATATAGATGTTTGATTTAGTTTATTCTGTTCTTTCAAGTTTTCTAAACGGATTAAACAATTCCACGTGGATGAATTATGGCCACGACATCTGTTTGGTGATTATACCTATGCTTAATGCATTTAGTCTGTATCAAATATGAAACGTTTTTTTCATATTTTCAGTCTGGAACCTTTCTATATTTAGGGGGTTTATAGCCTAGGCTAATCAATTGTAAATGGCACTAGCAGTTCGCAGACTAGGGTCGTCActggttaccacagccacaaagtcataaaccaaCTGTTTCTACAATTTCGATTCTTAAAAATCAGATGTTAAACCTAacctttaaccacactgctaaccttatactAAGACAGATTTTCCTTTCGGTGAATGTtgcgcatcactacttcacaggagaggcatttgagcATTAACATTTTTTTTTGACAATGTGTtttggggcagaaatgccttctggaacacgTGAAATTTCATGTGCCTTattaacaaacttgtatgccatctgtaaatacgaatacaattattaaattacgagcctagttggtttagccacagagaaaacaggaaccttcccgctttccatgattggctgagataattgattggacatgccaagatgagttcggattggtctgccatgtagcacgcgtCGGTCTATAATGAGCTACTTAATacgtgtaggtaatcctttctaacgcaGATTTTGAACGAtagctctccactttctggaggaccgagttttgaaatcagtagaATGcaagagtatgatagctaaggagagaAATGTAGGCATTTGATTATAAGGGAGTTGAAAGAGAACACAGAaagctgttgtataaaacatctCTGGATTACGTCTTCAAACGAAGGGCAACCATGACAGAGGGAGAAGCATTCATTTGTGTATACGTgtaagagtctagctagctacaattTAATATATgatacatttctaattttgtccaAAAGTAGTtctcattgcaagttaaagcatacAGTTATATAGCTAGCGAGAGAGCCAGCCAACGTTGGCTAATGTTACGTGTATgtatattatttgtatctcaaagacatttgcattgctagcaatagcctaatgttaactagctaacattgaacctagttggttagcatTTAGCTACCTGTAGATTCACGCAGGGTggtaacgttatgagttgggattatggttcattattTAGCTAGCTACACAATTTTTTTTAACTCCATTATGCAAGTAGCCATTTCACTGTACCATTttcaccttctgtatcctgtgtatgtgacaaataaacttgggATTTGATAATGTGTTTACCAGAGACTAAATGTGAACATAATGACCAGCACCAAAGTCAAATTACGATATAACATTAAGCCAACGAGACAGTGTCCAAGTTCTAAAATTATCTGGTAAAATGCCCTGCTTCTATTTGGCCACTCACAACCGTAAGCTATGAAAGCTTTGGTGGTTTAGTTCATGACCgtactcactgtttagcacatggcctcacatgtgaatccttaaaatGTTgagtggggctaaggcttaagggTGTGAATTATGCAGAATGAGTGTAgacaaagagctctccagtaggtgtaccaagaCATTCAAGGgcccttttctcaaaagtggggttacaagttgatcaactttcaaagcagaattacttttcaattgttcctcaactgtagtgtgaCATACCATTTTCTAGCCAAGTCTCTACTTGTAaatacaatttcaaattttgctacataggaCTGAATCGGTCACATATAGCGAtcgactttgtggctgtggtaactagtgacaaccgcTAAGACCCCAAGCAGAAAATGATGCAACTGTTCCATAATTTCAGCTCATTATTTGAACACATATTTCCCACCTTCAGCCAGCAAGTCCATTTTGAATTTGTGATGAAACTTGTCATTTGCCAAGGAATGTAGCTTGTGTATCCCATTAGTTAGAGAAATAAATGCCTATTAAAACGTATCTAAGTCCACTCAGCAAGCATTTGTGGAGGAAGCAGTTGGAACACAATTGAGTAAGTGAGACATGGAAGGGTAAGGGAATTTAAGGAGCAGAATTCTTTGATACTTGGCTTCTTTTTTATGTGTCACCCAAATGCGTATGTACAAATGGAACTCTAGAGTAAAAGCAAATGAACGTAGCCTTCAAGAAAAATACACagcttttttttttatatatttatatatatatatatttatatatatatatatctcatcaTCTCTGGTTAAAGGTAAAGTTTTGACGTCTGTTCAAGTACTCGATTACTCATGCCCATCCCTAGCTCACATGGGGGAAATGGCgcagcacagcttccagaaaaacagtatttttcaaactagggatttcgtgGTTAATTGTGGTAAAAcaagtaattctgctcatagattatggttttatgaactacacattaacaccaccagcccaaagcgggaggttaaaaaaaatactttgatATACTCTTGAACTTTGGCAACTTCTAACAAGATAATTGAATActcaggtgaaagcctgtaaaCCAAATAAAATGGTTCCATACCGGTTGACTCTTCTGGGGCATTTCTCTGGCTTAATGTCAATGTCGTAGTGGTAGACCTCCAGTTTGGGGATCTCCATCTCAAAGAAGTTGGCCTGCAGTTTGATTGTCCTGCCCATGGTGCCAAAGTCCGGCCGCGAGGGGGGTTTGAACACATACTCTGGCactgggggagacgggggatcTGGATCAGAGGGGTCAGGGGTAGGAAGCAAACAAAGGAACAAGTTAATAACTGTACAGATGGAATGGATTTTGCCTAGTCTCCGATGTGTTTTTCCAACTCCTATGTTCATTATCACAAGTTAGCAAGACACACtgttctagcctggtcccaggtctgtttgcgCTAACGCACAAGATTGTTCTAGAATattatttttagaatgtgaatAGTTGGATGTTCAAAGCATTTGACTGCCATGCTTGTACTATTTGGTTGGTGAGCCCTGACCAAGTTTGGACACCTTATTGAACACCAAGGACTGTgaagcgacacacacacacacacacatggatttcGTGTTGGAGTAATGGCCTGAgagcacacacttaatgtgttgtgaagtTATGTATTGTATATAACAGCCTTAATTTAGCTGGACCCCAAGAAgactagctgctgccttggcaaaaCTGGTTCAAAGTCAGTCTTTTCTTTAGTGGTCTGTTAAGCCTAGGGATTATGTGTTTCCTCAGAGAAGCTTAGCTATGACGAGAGGGTCAAATTTTCAACTTCTAATCAGCATGTCTAAGAATAACTGGCATCCCACGTGATAACCAGCTTTGTTGTAATAGGTAGAGAAGGGGATATCAGACCCCTGAAATTCAGGACATATGATGTAAAACAAGTCCCTTTGGATAATAATGGTTATTTGGACACGACCTGACTTGACTTCTAAATAGTAGGCATTTTGCGAATGCAAAAAATGTTTTATAGTATGTGAATCTTTAAAATCGAGTGTGCTTTAAATGCCTCGCTGTTCTACTCATTTTGGCTTGTCATCTATTAGAATTCACTGCACACTTTTGAAGAGAAACGTTATTCCTGAGTctgtttgacaacagctgataatcagatAAGTGGACGCCCTGTACCTAAATGAATGAATGGTAGGAATCGACACAGTTGGGCATTACATTACGCATCCTCAGGATGGGTGAGCCTAGTATCTTGATGTTACCTACTGCATTAGTTCTTAATAGGACGCAGTAAAATTAGTACAGAGTATGTCGTTTTAGTAAGTAGCAGGCAAGACAGATTTCGGACATGGCCGATGTGCTCCAGTGCAGTCAGCTGTTGTCCAGTGTTTCTTGCCGGTAAACACTACCTAATTGATTCCTACAGTTATACTTGCCCTATTTTATATCCAATGTCCTTTGCCTGCCAGAATCAAGACATTTAAAGATGTGGGAAGCTCTAAAAGGCTAGCACGGGCAAGCAACTATTCCTTGCTTTCACAAAATGAAACAAAAAATTGCAAATGTTTTGCCAGCACCCCCTTGTAAATGGTAGTGGGACATCATGTTACCAAAAGCTGTCTGCTGCTCCAAAAATCCCACTCCACCCCTGGGAACGCAAGTGAGTAGATCAACGGAATGAAGCTTGTAGTAACCTTAAGAGTGTTTTCacacatacagtatcagtcaaaggtttggacacacctactcattcaagggtttattttttacattattttccacattgtataatagtgaaggcatcaaaactatgaaataacacatggaatagtGTAGTAACCACTCTGTGGTccagctcatcccaaaccatctcaatttggttgaggtcaggtgattgtggaggccagagcatctgatgcagcactccatcactctccttcttggtcaaatagcccttacacagcctggaagtgtgttgggtcattgtcctgttgaaaaacaaatgatagtcccactacatgcaaaccagatgggatggtgtattgctgcagaatactgtggaaGCCATGTggaagtatgccttgaattctaaataaatcagtgtcaccagcaaagcacccccacgcttcagtgggaaccacacatgcagagaccccctgttcacccactgcgtctcacaaagacacggcggttggaaccaaaaatctcaaatttggactcagaccaaaagaacagatttccaccagtctaatgtccattgcttgcaTTTCTTGGTCCAAGCGAGTTTCTtatcattggtgtcctttagtagtggtttatttgcagcaatttgaccatgaaggcctgattcacgcagtctcctttgaacagttgatgttgagatgcgtctgttacttgaactctgaagaatttatttggtctgcaatttctgagtctggtaactaATTAGCTTATTTTTTGGAATGCCCTTGAAGAAACATGCAAAGTTCTTGACTGACcaggtcttaaagtaatggactgttgttactctttgcttatttgagctgttcttgccataatatggacttggtcttttaccaaatagggcactCTTCTGTATATACAAGGTCCCCTAccctaattgaaatgcattccaggtgactacctcatgaagctggttaagagaatgccaagaatgtgcaaagctgtcaaggcaaagggtggatactttgaagaatctcaaatatatattttgatttgtttaacatgtgtttactacataattccatgtgtgttatttcatagtgttgtcatcatcttcactaatattctacaatgtagaaaatcgtaaaaataaaagaaaaaccctggaatgagtaggtatcaaacttgactggtactgtagttctGAGCAATAGTTGAATCAGTGATTATTTGTTAATTTTTTGGGGTGCGGTTGGTTTCACATTGCCAAATGTCAAACTAAAATGGCTTAACAAAATCATGTTCATATCAGTCATTTGTTTAGAGAAAACTCTCACATTAAATCCATGTATTATCATTAATCAGCATAACTTGTGTCCCAAACGTCATATTACTTTCTCTTTGGTATTCCAACAACCTGCGGGAGGAAACAGCGCAATAGCAGCTCCATCTTACGACGCGAGTAGGCTAAATTCAGTAGCCTATAGCTCCACCCTTTGAGCGACCCACGTTGTGTCATTTTGTGCATTCCCAAGTGCATATAGTATATTCACATTAGGGTTGGGACAACACCAGTATCAAGATACTCGTTAGCATTGTAGAAAGGAAACCAAACAGATTTAaattctttaggaaaacagccctaatgttgaaGGATTTTTTTTTTCCAACATTGTCATccagtcacatttatttattttccaggCTATAGccagtgctgagcgattaactgaAACTGTGGTTAtttccctttttttttttttcccctaATGGACGGACTGGTGTCAGTTCAATTATTTTAATTCCATGTGTTTCTCTGTGAGCTCAATGCACACAttgcagtttctctagagataaatcagatccggcctgaactgtgcgatgtagtagggagttgtagtttccaacaggccaatagtCTACCAATTTAAGCACCTAAAACTTGGTAAATAACTACAACCATAATCCATTGTGCATCTACATtacatgaccaagagtatgtggacacctgctcatcgaacatctcattctaaaatcatgggcaaaaatatggagttgttccccactttgatgctataacagccttgaaagtcactaagctcttcagcaaggcctttctactgccaatgtttgtctatggagattgcatggcggtgtgctcaattttataacCCTGTcaagcaacaggtgtggctgaaatagccactAATTTGAACAGGTGTCCATAATACTTttgtataaaatatataatatttattaGGGTACTTGTCCAATCTGCGTTTTTATTGACCATCACGGAATAGAACAATGCTCAATCGTGAGGTGATAAGAGCAGCTGTTATTCAGCAGACATAAAAGTACGACTTAtttactttacatgttgcgtttttgttcagtaaagtgttgtttaatgagctgaaatgaaagacgCCAGAATTTTTCAATACACAAACAAGCTGATTTATCTCAAATTttgggcacaaatttgtttacacccctattagtgaacatttctcttttgtaaagataatccatccacctgacaggtgt
Above is a genomic segment from Oncorhynchus masou masou isolate Uvic2021 chromosome 12, UVic_Omas_1.1, whole genome shotgun sequence containing:
- the LOC135549643 gene encoding protein argonaute-2 isoform X10, coding for MYSSGAAGAAEMLEPPHSSGSIGSDPPSPPVPEYVFKPPSRPDFGTMGRTIKLQANFFEMEIPKLEVYHYDIDIKPEKCPRRVNREIVEHMVQHFKTQIFGDRKPVYDGRKNLYTAMPLPIGREKVELEVTIPGEGKDRSFKVAIKWVSCVSLQALQEALSGRLPNIPFETIQALDVVMRHLPSMRYTPVGRSFFTPSEGCSNPLGGGREVWFGFHQSVRPSLWKMMLNIDVSATAFYKAQPVIEFMCEVLDFKSIEEQQKPLTDSQRVKFTKEIKGLKVEITHCGQMKRKYRVCNVTRRPASHQTFPLQQENGQTIECTVAQYFKDKYKLILRYPHLPCLQVGQEQKHTYLPLEVCNIVAGQRCIKKLTDNQTSTMIRATARSAPDRQEEISKLMRSANFNNDPYVREFGVMVRDEMTEVNGRVLQAPSILYGGRNKAIATPIQGVWDMRNKQFHTGIEIKVWAIACFAPQRQCTELLLKAFTDQLRKISRDAGMPIQGQPCFCKYAQGADSVEPMFKHLKYTYQGLQLVVVILPGKTPVYAEVKRVGDTVLGMATQCVQVKNVQKTTPQTLSNLCLKINVKLGGVNNILLPQGRPLVFQQPVIFLGADVTHPPAGDGKKPSIAAVVGSMDAHPSRYCATVRVQQHRQDIIQDLATMVRELLIQFYKSTRFKPTRIIYYRDGISEGQFNQVLQHELLAIREACIKLEKDYQPGITFVVVQKRHHTRLFCMDRNERVGKSGNIPAGTTVDTKITHPSEFDFYLCSHAGIQGTSRPSHYHVLWDDNHFTSDELQVLTYQLCHTYVRCTRSVSIPAPAYYAHLVAFRARYHLVDKEHDSAEGSHTSGQSNGRDQQALAKAVQIHQDTLRTMYFA
- the LOC135549643 gene encoding protein argonaute-2 isoform X3 — encoded protein: MYSSGAAGAAEMLEPPHSSGSIGPDPSDPDPPSPPVPEYVFKPPSRPDFGTMGRTIKLQANFFEMEIPKLEVYHYDIDIKPEKCPRRVNREIVEHMVQHFKTQIFGDRKPVYDGRKNLYTAMPLPIGREKVELEVTIPGEGKDRSFKVAIKWVSCVSLQALQEALSGRLPNIPFETIQALDVVMRHLPSMRYTPVGRSFFTPSEGCSNPLGGGREVWFGFHQSVRPSLWKMMLNIDVSATAFYKAQPVIEFMCEVLDFKSIEEQQKPLTDSQRVKFTKEIKGNHSLPGLKVEITHCGQMKRKYRVCNVTRRPASHQTFPLQQENGQTIECTVAQYFKDKYKLILRYPHLPCLQVGQEQKHTYLPLEVCNIVAGQRCIKKLTDNQTSTMIRATARSAPDRQEEISKLMRSANFNNDPYVREFGVMVRDEMTEVNGRVLQAPSILYGGRQNKAIATPIQGVWDMRNKQFHTGIEIKVWAIACFAPQRQCTELLLKAFTDQLRKISRDAGMPIQGQPCFCKYAQGADSVEPMFKHLKYTYQGLQLVVVILPGKTPVYAEVKRVGDTVLGMATQCVQVKNVQKTTPQTLSNLCLKINVKLGGVNNILLPQGRPLVFQQPVIFLGADVTHPPAGDGKKPSIAAVVGSMDAHPSRYCATVRVQQHRQDIIQDLATMVRELLIQFYKSTRFKPTRIIYYRDGISEGQFNQVLQHELLAIREACIKLEKDYQPGITFVVVQKRHHTRLFCMDRNERVGKSGNIPAGTTVDTKITHPSEFDFYLCSHAGIQGTSRPSHYHVLWDDNHFTSDELQVLTYQLCHTYVRCTRSVSIPAPAYYAHLVAFRARYHLVDKEHDSAEGSHTSGQSNGRDQQALAKAVQIHQDTLRTMYFA